The following coding sequences are from one Candidatus Korarchaeota archaeon NZ13-K window:
- a CDS encoding DUF4445 domain-containing protein, with translation MDPSREAPQDLSEDNPLWDLGSKRKGLTAVLLRGGGGRISPRIKVLPLGRELPAREGDALGDVLSRELGFELPCGGAGFCGGCSVRIIEGSVSEPSPEEVISGVLDRGMRLACRTRIEGDMVIELPELRPIAVVSGMMPKIRPDPTVNYLGGGSAQLGLAIDLGTTNIAGALLDLSTGETLSEGFVRNPQVSMGADIITRLERALRGGGEELRRLAMKGISDLIQKLSIQGEISSILIVGNSVMQALLLGLSVEGLSRAPFDPPLREWLICPAEELGFRWPRALAIIPPSIGGFAGSDALADVITTRLLGIRRPYLILDLGTNAQVILDTGSSVLVATAPAGSAFETSVFSGMGGLEGAVLEARLGDEGWSLRSSGRILGMAGSGLISAVAEMLRSGIIDESGRMRKDLGGRVTLLEDPKIEISQRDVREIQKGVASIYAAWRILVEEARVMPAAVVVAGTFGTFVSYRDALDIGLIPPVPEDGFISIGNAALSGAKSMLLSREAFELARSLLDDMIHVDLTGKHHFPDIFLEGLALRRRQPLSQLRDRLK, from the coding sequence ATGGATCCCTCGAGGGAGGCCCCTCAGGACCTATCTGAGGATAATCCCTTATGGGATCTCGGCTCGAAAAGGAAAGGTTTAACAGCGGTTCTGCTGCGAGGGGGAGGTGGTCGCATAAGCCCGAGGATCAAAGTGCTTCCGCTGGGTAGGGAGCTCCCGGCGAGGGAGGGTGATGCTTTAGGGGATGTGCTCAGCAGGGAGCTGGGATTCGAGCTTCCCTGTGGTGGCGCCGGTTTCTGCGGGGGATGCTCCGTTCGGATCATTGAGGGCAGCGTCTCCGAACCCTCGCCGGAGGAGGTGATCTCGGGCGTCCTCGATAGGGGGATGAGGCTAGCCTGCAGGACCAGGATCGAGGGAGACATGGTGATAGAGCTGCCCGAGCTGAGGCCCATCGCTGTGGTCTCCGGAATGATGCCCAAGATAAGGCCGGATCCCACGGTCAATTACCTCGGGGGAGGATCAGCGCAGCTGGGCCTCGCGATCGACCTCGGCACGACGAATATAGCTGGAGCGCTCCTGGACCTGAGCACCGGTGAGACCCTGTCAGAGGGATTCGTGAGGAATCCTCAGGTCTCGATGGGGGCGGACATAATCACGAGGCTCGAGAGGGCGCTCCGGGGCGGGGGTGAGGAGCTGAGGAGACTCGCCATGAAGGGGATATCCGATCTCATCCAAAAGCTCTCAATTCAGGGGGAGATATCCTCCATCCTGATCGTCGGAAATTCCGTGATGCAGGCCCTCCTACTGGGACTGAGCGTGGAGGGTCTATCCAGGGCCCCGTTCGATCCCCCCCTGAGGGAGTGGCTCATATGCCCGGCTGAGGAACTCGGCTTCCGATGGCCTAGGGCCCTAGCGATAATTCCTCCCTCGATAGGGGGCTTCGCTGGCTCTGACGCGCTCGCTGACGTCATCACCACGAGACTCCTGGGGATCAGGAGACCCTACCTCATCTTAGACCTCGGGACGAACGCCCAGGTCATTTTGGACACAGGCAGCTCCGTACTGGTCGCCACTGCACCCGCTGGCTCAGCCTTCGAGACGAGCGTGTTCTCGGGGATGGGGGGTCTTGAGGGGGCCGTTCTGGAGGCCAGGCTCGGGGATGAGGGATGGAGCCTGAGATCCTCTGGCAGAATCCTCGGCATGGCTGGATCCGGCCTCATATCCGCTGTAGCGGAGATGTTGAGGAGCGGAATCATAGATGAGAGTGGAAGGATGAGGAAGGATTTGGGTGGCCGCGTCACCTTGCTAGAGGATCCTAAGATAGAGATCTCCCAGAGAGACGTGAGAGAGATCCAGAAAGGTGTTGCATCCATATACGCCGCCTGGAGGATTCTCGTCGAGGAGGCCCGCGTGATGCCGGCCGCTGTGGTGGTGGCCGGAACTTTCGGGACCTTCGTGAGTTACAGGGATGCCCTGGACATAGGGCTCATACCACCTGTGCCCGAGGATGGCTTCATCTCAATAGGAAATGCCGCTTTATCCGGCGCCAAGTCCATGCTACTGAGCAGGGAGGCCTTCGAGCTGGCTCGCTCGCTCCTCGACGACATGATCCACGTGGATTTGACCGGAAAGCATCACTTTCCGGACATCTTTCTGGAGGGGCTCGCGCTGAGGAGGCGTCAGCCCCTCTCACAGCTGAGGGATCGCCTCAAATGA
- a CDS encoding methionine synthase — protein MGSYPLEHSLENMIRAYSDTVSIGISVPPIPQLRSFTDIYLEPLVRDGSLRRIGEGKYVPITLGEPSIDLGEIEDFLEHSGADPKRLRFAIAGPLTLASRVEEGGGGLQGSMLSKKDAVFSFFVPYVKRVVDWASSRGIGYVFLDEPVLGLMVGRRILFGYTEREILEIYEELLEGLDQEAGLHVCGRIPPLLAEILMRAPVRYLSLEFHDTAENMGVFTRDRLEESGKVISPGVVSARSAEVESREEVSSLLRSLIERFGRDSIDLVSADCGFGGLKGRDDAYNISLRKLRVISEVVSSLDERDMRDEDLLS, from the coding sequence GTGGGGAGCTACCCGCTCGAGCACTCGCTGGAGAACATGATCAGGGCCTACTCGGACACCGTGAGCATCGGCATATCGGTCCCCCCAATACCACAGCTGAGGAGCTTCACCGACATATACCTGGAGCCATTGGTCAGGGATGGGAGTCTCAGGAGGATCGGAGAGGGAAAATATGTCCCAATAACTTTGGGGGAGCCTTCCATAGATTTAGGGGAGATTGAGGACTTCCTAGAACACTCGGGAGCTGATCCCAAGAGATTGAGGTTCGCGATAGCCGGTCCTCTGACTTTAGCCAGCAGGGTTGAGGAGGGTGGAGGGGGGCTCCAGGGCTCCATGCTGTCCAAGAAGGATGCTGTCTTCTCTTTCTTCGTCCCCTACGTCAAGCGGGTGGTGGATTGGGCGTCCTCGAGGGGCATAGGGTACGTCTTCCTAGACGAGCCGGTCTTGGGGTTGATGGTCGGGAGGAGGATCCTGTTCGGCTACACGGAGAGGGAGATCCTAGAGATATATGAGGAGCTGTTGGAAGGTCTCGATCAAGAGGCTGGTCTGCACGTCTGCGGCAGGATTCCACCTCTGCTGGCGGAGATCCTCATGAGGGCTCCCGTGAGGTACCTGAGCCTCGAGTTCCACGACACCGCGGAGAACATGGGGGTCTTCACGAGGGACCGACTGGAGGAATCTGGGAAGGTGATCTCGCCGGGCGTGGTGAGCGCGAGGAGCGCAGAGGTCGAGTCTCGGGAAGAAGTGAGCTCTCTGCTCAGAAGCTTGATTGAGAGGTTCGGTAGGGATTCCATAGATCTTGTGAGCGCTGACTGCGGTTTCGGGGGTCTCAAGGGGAGGGATGATGCCTACAACATCTCCCTCAGGAAGTTGAGGGTGATAAGCGAGGTGGTCTCGTCCCTGGATGAACGGGATATGAGGGACGAGGATCTGCTCAGCTAG